The DNA segment CTTCTATCTGTtacataacatacatttcctgccggcacaaagttataatacccttctaccttttgggtagcgggtataaaaattgactgaaaagataaataataaaatattatttaatggcCACGCTTCTAGCAGTTTGCGCGTGGCATGGTGGAGGTCGTGCGTTAACCTCATCTTCTATTAATGCTATGCTAAGAGATCGTCGGCATCACCATCAAATGTTGATGGTACATCATCACCTCTGATCCAACATTCTTGTCCATGGAACTCAATGGGCTATATCTATCACTTAACGGACTGTAGCTCAGAGAAGCTGGTACAGTGAAGAGagataatcaaaaaaaaattggtgtccatttcgttttcaaaattatgaattttgaaaaattttggcatttttctgCAAAACGGATCGCCCACACcacgaaattatgaaaactaaaactCTACAAAGGTAGTCTCAAGTTTTTTCAAGTCTGCCCATATctcagaatttcaaaattttgaaaaatatgaagatttttaacttttttgattgcccatacaaattcatcatTTGCCCAaatttcaaagtctcaaaattttgccaaatttcaaattttttcaaattttgttgactttttcAAACTGCCagttcgctattttcgtttgcccaccctttagaatttgaGTCTTTCGTGCcgaaaaaatttcaaaatttttcaaaattcaaaatattgaaaacgaaaaatgttttcgaaaaactaaaagataGGCAACcatgggcaaacgattttaaaacgtaaaaaatttttggaatttttggaaaaaattttttttttaattttgaaactaagggtgggcaaaaaaaattttcccTGGGCAAACATGGGCAACCGATTTCAAGCAATGCATTGCAATgggcaccaattttttttttgattatctCAATTCACTGGACCCAGCTTCTCTGAGCTCATCACGGCATAATCACTTGATACCAGCAATTACGTTTGACAATAGCGAgatgaattaaaattacatttcgaTATTAGTAATTAAACAAAGTATGCAAATAACCAAATCTATTTCTTTTACGCTTCAGATAAATCGccagcctgaaagtatgcaaaggaaattattactattattattatgtactTAAATCCtcatcctaaaagtatgccataTAAAAGTTCATGTCATCAACTTCGcattattactatttttaccattgtttattttatgttcaAACTTgtgtaataaaaaacaataataaacaaaaaacaaaacaaaattctgttatatttagttttttcaaatttaacatATGAATTGTAATCGCTATGCTacgattttcattaaaataagtcgtttggtatatttttttgatgccaatcAATAGAGTTGGTTCTTGTGGTTATACCAATGTGTGTCCTTGAGAATGTGGCTGGATATCTTCAAATTATGTATGATTGTTATTAGTGTAAATTCTTTGTGTGGCTGCccataaaagtatgcaatgcaaacGAAATAATGTTCATACAATATTCGTATTTTTGGCATAACTTGCCCGAATCCTTAAGGATCTCGCAAGGACACACTTTTTTGTAATCAGGATAACCAGtactatcgattggcattcaaggATTCTAAGGATCTTTCCAAAAAAAGCACCTCAAATTTGTACAAGGGGTGAGTGAGTatagaaaaattggcaaaaaatgCGATCCTTAGAGGaccccatacttttttgatgccaatcgatagagttggtccttgcgatcctaGCAATATGTGTCCTTTAAAAATCCGtcaggatatggccgagataaagcattttttcgaaaaactaTCAATGGCgtaccctcaaagtatgctacaaaaattttgaattttgttggcgctaatttcaaaatacctgttttgttttttgtgatatttctattaaatcGTTTGAATCTTGCCAGAACTTACCTTTTTGTAATCAGGGGAGCAGGACTATCGATTAACATTCCAGGACTCTAAGGATCTTTCACAAAAAAGaacttcaaatttttgcaagGGGTGAGTATagaaaaattgccaaaaaatgcGAAATCCTACCGTACCTCGgtcatttgaaggacgatcgcgatgtcctttggcacaaggATAACTCTAaccaataaaaattgattggCATACTAAAAAGGACGAATATCCTGCAAACAGCcaagttacaaggacttttttaaatacagaaaatagcGTATATCTCAGCCGtatcctgtctgatccttACGGGTCATGTGTCAAACGAAATCTTTTTGTGAGCCCTATGAtcctgccaaaggacattgaAATTGTCCTTGTAGTTCTCGAGATATCCTGCACTTGGcaaattttaactttttctcTTGAGCAACGAACGAAAAAATTgcaagtgttggatccttagatgaccccatacttttttgatgccaatcgatagagttcgtGCTTGTGAACTAGCAATATGTGTCCTTTGGAAATCTGtcaggatatggccgagatatggCCTTTTTCCGAAAGACTATCCATGAcgcaccctcaaagtatgctacaaaaattttaaattttgttggcgccaatttcaaaattgtttcgcTTATTAGCCATAGCTCGGCCAATTATTTAGGGATCTTAGCAAGACTTACTTTTTTGCAATCAGGCCAACTaggactatcgattggcattcaaagatTCTAAGGAtctttcaaaaaaaaagacctCAAATTTTTGCAAGGGGTGAGTACTGAAAAATTGGCCAAATATCCGAAATTCTCAAGTATCTCGGagatttgaaggacgatcgtggtgtcctttggcacaaggATAGCTTTATCCAATAAAAATTGGTTGGCATACTaaaaaggacgaatgtcctgCAAACAGTcaagttacaaggacttttttaaatacagaaaatagcGTATATCTCGGCCGtatcctgtctgatccttgCGGGCCATGAGTCAAACGAAATCTTTTCAAAAGCCCTATGAtcctgccaaaggacattcaaatTGTCCTTGTAGTTCTCGAGATATCCTGCACTTggtaaaatttaattttttctctaGAGCTTTTGACGAAAAATTCTAAGTGTTGGATCTTTAGATGACCCCATGttttttgatgccaatcgGTAGAGTtggtccttgcgatcctaGCAATATGTGTCCTTTGAAAATCCGACAtgatatggccgagatatagcaatttaaaaaaaaaactctccATGACGCACCCTCAAAGTATactacaaaaattttaaattttgttggcgccaatttcaaaattgttgtttggtttATTAGCCATTGCTTGGCCAATTATTTAGGGATCTTAGCAAGACTTACCTTTTTGTAATCAGGCCAACTaggactatcgattggcattaaAAGATTCTAAGGATCTGTCCAAAAAAAGGACATCAAATTTTTACAAGGGGTGAGCatagaaaaattggcaaaaaatgCGAAGTCCTACCGTATCTCGGTCATTAAAAGGACGATACCGATGTCCTTTGGCATAAAGATAACTCTAaccaataaaaattgattggCATACTaaaaaggacgaatgtcctgCAAACAGTCAAGTTAAAAGgacttttttaaatacacaaaatagcGTTTATCGCGGCCGtatcctgtctgatccttgCGGGCCATGTGTCAAACGAAATCTTTTCGTGAGCCCTATAAtcctgccaaaggacattcaaatTGTCCTTGTAGTTCTCGAGATATCCTGCACTTGGCAAATTTTAACTTTTCCTCTTCAGCAACGAACGAAAAAATTgcaagtgttggatccttagatgaccccatgtttttttgatgccaatcgatagagttggtccttgcgatcctaGCAATATGTGTCCTTTAAAAATCTGACAGGATATGGTCGAGAAAAGCCATTTTTCGATTAACTATCCATGCcgcaccctcaaagtatgctacaataatttgaattacttTGGCgcaaatttctaaatttttgtttggtttatttaaaaaaaggaaaaaaaaagaaaatccgttaaaattcaaaattattagaTTTATTTCAAAAAGCAAGATTACttaagtttaaataattatataatatgtatctttaaatatttaattgcgtATACATGTGTATTTACTCCTTGttttacaataacaaataaaataaatattgctgTAGTTAATTATTTAGGTACTCGACGcgttgtataataatttgcaattagaAAGTTGTGGTCAAGTAGATACTCCATTAATGTGGCATTCTTTACAATCTCCATGATCCTATAGATGCTTTTACCATAGAGTcctgaaaaagaaagaatattttagtatcgtccataattttaaattattaaaacaaaatattacaaattgaatGACAAATATCTATTAAGTTCTATCTCTACATTTCTGATAAAATTGCACCCTTTAGATATTTTCGTTGCTTTTTCGGATGTAACCAATTGAATTGTCAAGTTCAAAATTTGAGAAATTCAATCACACTCAATTCAGTTCGTTCACTCCATTCGCTCTGGCTGAGCATTCATAATTGTTTCGCAGCTGACGCCGATAACAATTTAAATCCATTGTTgtcaataaacaattattgCAATTCCAGCAAAACAAACTCCGCGTCGCACTcctcccttttttttttgttgcgattTTTGGCTGGCTGAAAGAGAGGCTAAGGGCATACGCCCCATTAGCCACAGGCGGTAGTTGGTAGTCGGTAGTCGGACATAAGCGTTGCAGAGCCATGGCCTAGACCAATGCCAATGCCGTTTCCGTTGCCATTGCAGATTCGTTGAGCTTTTTATCTTCATAAAAACGCCGCCAGACAAAGCGACATTCAGACAGCGGACGGATGGAGTGAAATTCATtgcaaaatgttcaaaaatggtgcaaataaaaaacgaaagagaAAAGTGAGAAACAGGGAAAATTGAATGGAAATGAACGGCACCGAAATGCTAGAAGaaccagagagagaggagagagtcTAGCATTGGGGATGTCATAGACAGAGCACTAAATAAAGTTGCAGTAAAAACTATTAGAGAGGCGGCAGGCAACGAGGAAGCCgcgtggcaaacaaaaaattcacttaaaatgccacagcaacaacacaaacaacaacaacaacgaggaaaacaaatactacaaaaaatttgGCTATATTTGCAATTGGGGGGAAATATAGCGACAGGCTTTTTGGGGGGCCTCGTCGATAAAAGAGCAGAGCAGACTGAAGCCGACAGCAATCGgaggagctggagctgaaacAGCAACTGAAACAGGAAATTAAAAACGAATCGTACGAGTATCTATAGTGTGTATACACAtctgtttatgtgtgtgtgtgagtttgtatCTCAGTTTAGTTGTACGTGTTTGTGGGCGAGCGCATCCCACAGATTGCTGGCATCAAGAGACACTTCGGAGGCGGCAATAAGtagagcaacacacacaaagtgtttaattcaatatgaagcagcagcagaggagtgtggcatgcagcaaatgggggcagcagcaacagcagtcaaAAGTTTGCCCTCTTACCTTGACTCttaaatttatgtgcaaaCTTTTAGTGTTCCCCTCGCCACTCCGCACAATCATCCTGAGCACGCATTCGCTGCTCTCTtctatgtatttgtgtgtgagtgcaaattatgcaattttaacGCATAAATTTCACGACTCGACCCGAGGCCATTGCCACAGTGAAGGAACCACCAAAGTCTGCCGTCTGTCGAGTCATAACTTAACCGAGTTCACGACTGTCTAATTAAAGCCAGTCCAACGGGCGTAGCCTCTACTTTCCTGTCTGCAGCTATTCTAATGCCTTCCGCAAAGAACATTACATTACTTGTAAACTATTTCAttagataccctgtaaactaCTAACTAAGAATAACTTTCACTTTCAAATTGTATTGACAGTCAAGAAATTCAATcattattttcaatacaaaattattgatcAACTTATATAGACTGTCAAGAAATTCAAtgcgtttttaatttgaattaagtttatcataaatttgaaatacaatcTGTAAAGCTTAGACTCCTTCCTAGGGTATCTTTTAGTCGCTGACATTACGCCTCTTATGCATTTTGAAGTTTCTATGACTTGGGCTCGTAAACATAAAAGTTGGCAATGCTCCCCGGAGACAAATCAGTTTGATTTTGATTGCATCTTTTACGGCCTTTGGCAccttataactttttttttcttccacCTGAAGCGAGAGCGCCTATCGCGACCCGCCAACCCGCCAAGCAGCTGCTTTTGGCCAAGTCTGCTATCTTCTTGGCCGTCTGTCTGGCGCATGTTTTAATTCACGCAacgtttgtgttgttgttgttgatgttgcagtCAACCTTATTGGCACgtgtttttgtatgtttttcatCATGCTCGTCGTCGCTTTTATTCTTCTGGATAAGCTCGTAAAACTTTTGGccaaaacatcaacaacaacaacagcacaaacTTGTCTTGTATTTGCGGCTGTTGCCCAGGTTTTATGCGTGCTCCGTGcttcaaaacaaaagcaaaacacaaccCTGGTCATGAGggcaagcaaacaacaaaccacTTGGCCGTCGccttaaataacattttgtcTCAAAATTTAATGAGTCACAAGGGGAGGCAAGAGCGGGGTAAGCGTGCCCGCGGGCTGCTTAAAAGAAACGGCGTGACAACACAGacatcaaattatttaaccacatgcagcagcaacagcaacagcagcaacgaagcagcaacaaaaatgccaTCAAGAAATATCGTTATCGTACTCTGACTTCAGTTTCAGACACACTAAAAATGCTctgcaattgaaatgtcaaTAATGTTTTATGACATTGTAGCGTATCGCTTCAAAAACTCTCAACTTTTCGACTGTGTTGCACCGCAACAAAATACAGCTGACAAACATgttttttcaacaattttaaatttagaatttcTAAAACAAAATCGTATACTATGTAATCCCCATACTTTGTATTGACGTTTggtttaattttcatttactggTTAAGGTTCTTATTAAGTTCTACAGTTTCTTCActtagtaaatattaaaaatgaattgaaatctaaaacaaaatatatagaaattattatttgtgagACGACGAAAAACGGCATTTAAATGTTGCCCAAAGTtgtttcatttacaattttgtttgctttcttttaGTGTagttacaacaaaatattttcattttgacaTGCAACAGCAATCAAAGGCAATGGGACAAGCCAAAAAGGGGGGCCAAGGGACTACCGCAGAGCAGAGGCAAAGAGGACAAGAGGCGAGTGTACGCCATTTTGTGGCCTGTCTTGTGGTGTCGCCTGAAATTGGCCAGCAAACAAGgagaatatacaaaaagaCCAGGCTAAACAGAACGCAAAACGAGGAAGCAAAACGGAGACAacaaacagagagacagagggagggaggggagcaaaaaacaaacgcCGAAATCCAATTCAAAATGCCATCAGACATTctaatttcattcatttctcAATACAATCAAGTGACTGACTGAGGAGGGCAAAAAAGAGACGACGGAGGGTTCTTCTGTTTCGGACTTCCTTATGTCACATAAATTCAGACTGTGATAAAgcggaacaacaacaacgagaagaagAGTGCATCAAATGGACAGGACAGACTGCggccttctccttctctctcttcgcCATAAATTGAGgccacaaaattgaatttcgttCAATGATTTGCCGTTGCCTCTTTTAAAGCTGCCTTCTTCGCCTCACctgagacaacaacaacaatctgaAGGACTTGCTCATTATGGCATTTGCACTCAGCATCATTAGAGAGGAAGCTGCTGCCTATCCATTGCTCTGTTATCCTTTCGCTTCTGTCTGCATTCACTGTGGACTTATTATGATAGCGACACCAGAgagaaatgaaacaaaaaaaacagcaaagcagCCATTTGGGATACTTGGCTGCATTTGCTGATGTCCTCTGCCCCATTTTTGTGTGCaaactgtataaaataaatatgaattggCCTAGCCATCAACCCAGCACAGaacagagagcagagagcagatCGTTAGTGGCAAACCTCGGGGGTTCAATTTGGCTGGAAGATTTGCATGGCGATTTTGATAGCACAAATggctgcaaattgaattgagttggtccacacacacacatacacaaaatgttaattgGCCCCATAAAGCAAGAAGCCAAGACAATGACAgctcaaattaattaaagttgcaatgccaagagcaacagcaatagcaacagcaacatggtCAAAACGCGTCTAGAATGCAATTAGAAATTAATTGTGGCAATAATTGCcttataaataaatcgcaACATAAGTGTGTACTCACatcgtgtgtgtttgtgtgtgtttgtatgatgtgcgtgtgtgtgggttaaATAGCAGTCGAGTTAATCAGCCAGACAACCGGTAAGTTGATTTAAAGCCGCAGCCAACGGCGCGTATGATTGATTTATCAGCAAaccaaagcagagcagagacgCGAGACAACTTCGTattcgttgccgttgcctgtggctttgttttctatttgcaTAATTCAATAATTGGTTTGCATTGTtgtcatcctcctcctcctactCCTCCTCTTTCTTCTCCTTTGTGGCACATTTAAAAGATCTTGTTGGCACTGTCATCAGACCACGCAACCACACATTGATGGGCAACAATAACTGcaacaaagaaataatatttaaggtACTTTTtcactcattcattcaattcacAAACCTCCGACTGATAAAGCAGCCAGGCAAAGTGGCCAAAAGAGCTGTCTTAGTCTAGACTTCGATTCGTTTCCCTTTGGATTATTGCGCTTCAGGCAGCAGTTGGTGCACACAGGTTTGTAGCGTTGCAAACGTTTGATCAGATCATCCAAATCGGGACTGCCATCGCCATCAACTGCCATGTTCTTCAAGTCTTTCTCATCTGCCACATAATTCATCAGCAACATATCCACTTGAGTTGTATATGCTCCACTCCAATTCTGTGGCAGATTCTCTAAATAGTTCTCTGGTTTCTCCATGTATTTCACAGTCAGCCTGCTGGCTGGCAGATTTCCCGTTACTGGCTTCATCAAAATGGCCAACTCAATGGTGGCGTATGTGTTCAGTACACCTCTCAAAGGCATCACTTCGAAGAGCTTCGGATTGTCCACCTCAATTGAGTAGACCATTATCTTCTCGCTCAGATTGAGCAGACTCAGTTGACGCTTCTGGTAGAATGGAAATGGTGCTTGAAACGTCAAAGTCGTTGGCGATAGAATAAGCATATTCTTGATATCCATTTCTATAAGAGATATGTTGAAATTTCTAttttagaaatacttttactATTGAAAACGTTGCCAGGCAAGACTACTGAGATTGTAAAATATTCCTAAGTTCGATTTAAATGAGAGTCAAACAAAGCGCTCTAAGTGTGATTCTGTAAATTTGAACTCAGTTTAAAGTTTAACTTCATTGAAgacaattttctttaatatcataaaaagaaaagctaaaccaattaaattgaaaaatgcttactaagtatacaaaaaaagtaagaaagttacagtcgagtgtgctcgactttgaaataccctctacccattaggaataaaagcaaaacagtgcggtataaattgtaaaatataccaaattaatataccgcaaaagtattgaaaatataccaatggaTATGTTTGggagtactacattcaaaatgtaccatgGAGTGCTAAtactttgtatatttttggtatattggtatagtatcacattgaaaatataccatagagtgcgaaatataccaaatattgtatatagtataacattcaaaatataccataaagtgcaaaatataccacactgTCAGCCAAGGCAACTACGACCCATAGTAAGTACGTGTTTTTcctcatacaaaagtattttttcaataacttctacaattttcatctgatTACTACCAaattcaggaatcataaagcCTATAAATAtaagtgttcatacggacagacatggctatatcgtatCGGTTGTTGCctctttcttcttgttttcctagagtcacaaagttataatacccttcttctCTTTGGGTAGCgtgtataaaaagaaaagctagacaataacaattttgaaGTGCTTGCAAACactttaatattaatagaTTCAACTAGGATTTAGTTGGACAATTTAAGTGTTTCTTGGCTTTGTgttcaatttgcattattgGCATTCAGTTGAATAGATGTTGAGCTAATTAACTGATGCCAGTCCATTGAGTTATGTGGCAGCTTTGCATTGtcagttgaagctgaagtcAGTTGTTCTCCGACCCTCTGggtattatatatactatatatgtatgtatgtatgtacgtagtTCTAGGTCCGAGTGTTtggcgtgtgagtgtgtcacATCGATGGCATTATTAGCAACAAATGCCCAATAAACGCCTCGAGGGTCCATTCAAACTACCGCAATTTCGAATCGCCAGCTTGGGCAGCCAAATTGGGGCTACCCTcgtcttattttattttttacgcACGCAGACACTAACTAAATGGCCAGCTTGAGGAGTGTATCCACGTTCTTACTGCGTTCAAGGACTGTCCCTTGTCTTCGCTCTCTCTACGCTCTACGCTCGATGTTCTACGCTCTGTTATGTCCTTTGTGAAGTTCTTTTCTCCGCTGtcctgttgtctgttgtccaTTGTCCGTTTTGTCCGCTGTCAACAACATTTGTACAACGTATTTTTTcatctttctttctttacagatttatgaaaaaaaaaaaacaacagcgagacgagacgagacgcgAAGTGAAAGCAGAAGAAACGTTAAGGACGCAGCAGCCAAAAGCGAAAGCATTGTTATGCCAGCAGTCCGGCGGTTGTCCTGCAGTCCTGCAGGATATTCGCTGACAGTCGGacgggcaaaaaaaaaatgaagaggacgacgacgacaaaacGCTGCGTAGTTGAGCGCAGCtgtttcaaaaatataataaataaataaacataatttataattttttacgTCTGTGTTGGCATAAACGCTTCAACACACTCCTCGCATTCCCCTCTCTGCCTTCCTCTGCCGCACTCTGCTCTTTCTGCTTTTCTCTGTTCATCTCTGGAGATGAATGCGGTGTCATCTTTGAGGGTATTTACCACACAGCAAAGCTCTGAGACAAAGAGGCGATAACAatgatttctttcttttgcgcTGAATGAATGATACGTAAGCATTACGTAGCCGTAACGTAAGCCCGAATAACGTAGGAAGTATGCAACAAGTGCTTCAAATCGTTGATGTGTTGATCTGCTgcattcaatattaaattccatttagtatttattttaaactacaTTTCAAGTCTGTTTCCACCTTCAAGGCTTTTCTTTCCACTCATGCTGCACTTTCAGATGTCAAAAACAGGGCCAACTTCACGCCCACACGCCCACGCCGgtgacacgcccacttcccCTTCGCCCCGATGTGCTTTGTAAAAGAAGTcgaaatagaaaacaaagaCATTTCTGGCCGAATGGCTAACCGGAAGTCAAAAACACAAACGAACTAAAAGCCGCGCACTCAGCAACAGCATTTCATATACttgtgacacacacacacacactcacgagtgtgtatatgtatttggcACACCCACATGCTCTCACACTGTGTAGAGAGCGTTGAGGGGAGGCCACATTCAAATGGTTCCATATTTCTTGACAATTTAGGACACCATTAGCGAGAAATTATTACTGTGCGACGTCAGTGAAGCAGAGCAAATCCAAGGGGTGACTACGGGGGAGGGAAGGGAAATCGAGGGGGAACGAGGGAAAGGGGGGAGTAGGCAGACCAGACCAGGCCAAGTACTGAAGTACGCACAGCATGTGGAGAGGAAGGGGACACGCTGATTTTGGCGGGCAAAACGACAACACGgagtgttggtgttggtgttgctctTGGTGTCGAACAACCCACAAGAAGCACTTCTAACTCTCCACTCTGCTctcctctgctctgctctgcgaCGCCTCTAAAATGTGTTGAGGCAaggcaaaagtaaaaaacCGGAGCAGTGTTGAAAAAAGTAGTAAAGTTAAAGGAGGGGCTTCAGGGTTTTGCaagttttttctcttttctttttcatacACTTTTGCTAAGagttaaatacttttatgggTGATCATGTAACAAAGCA comes from the Drosophila sulfurigaster albostrigata strain 15112-1811.04 chromosome 2L, ASM2355843v2, whole genome shotgun sequence genome and includes:
- the LOC133841096 gene encoding uncharacterized protein LOC133841096; its protein translation is MDIKNMLILSPTTLTFQAPFPFYQKRQLSLLNLSEKIMVYSIEVDNPKLFEVMPLRGVLNTYATIELAILMKPVTGNLPASRLTVKYMEKPENYLENLPQNWSGAYTTQVDMLLMNYVADEKDLKNMAVDGDGSPDLDDLIKRLQRYKPVCTNCCLKRNNPKGNESKSRLRQLFWPLCLAALSVGVIVAHQCVVAWSDDSANKIF